The Onychostoma macrolepis isolate SWU-2019 chromosome 20, ASM1243209v1, whole genome shotgun sequence nucleotide sequence taaaagtaactttccccaacactgatatttactttgattttaccttatttttttagctagctgtgcattaaactgttttaatgcaCGATGTGGAGGCCAACAACCCGACGCgaagtgcattaaaatcatttaatacacagatAGTCGTGCATTATCCCGCTTATACCACGGTCATTTGCTAGCGTTGACAAGTTAAAGCAGTTAATGATGTTTGCAGCATAATATTTGACCGGAAGGATACAAAGTGAGGttattttcacattattttacattcaaatcagacagagatgaaatagtgtGAAATATCACAAGCCTTTTAATGTGACCAATCATTAACAAAGGTAACATCATAATCCTTGGGACATAAAaggagatggtcctcactgcagaacacaagatccagggggtgtggttggatctagatccaactcctcccaccttacatttacctaaacctacccgtctccaccccctgatccctaaacccacccatccccacccctaaacctacccatccccacccctaaacctaccaatctccaccccctgatccctaaacccacccatccccacccctaaacctacccatccccacccctaaacctaccaatctccaccccctgatccctaaacccacccatccccacccctaaacctaccaatctccaccccgattcctaaacccacccatccccacccctaaacctaccaatctccaccccctgatccctaaacccacccatccccacccctaaacctaccaatctccaccccctgattcctaaacccacccatccccacccctaaacctaccaatctccaccccctgatccctaaacccacccatctccacccctaaacctaccaatctccaccccctggatgtggatccaaccccgccccctggatcttctgcagtgaggggctactgcatGAAAGTGACCAAAGTTGAGGAAACACCCATAAAAAGAAAGCACATATGAATTACATTGGATTTTTTTCCAGAAACAAGGACATACTaaacaaaagcacacaaaatgAAATGGTCCTGAGGTCTACAGAGCTGTATGGTTAATATGACTGCCTGTGAGTGTGACCATCATCACAAAAAGTTCAACGGTCCCAATAACAGAAAATCTGCCACTGTACGAAGCGTTTAAGGATTTATTTTTCTACATACAGCATACTAACTATGTGGATGTACATTAGTCAGGTGTCCGGCCCTCAGATTATCTCATTGTGAAGAGTTTGGAAAGGAAAGACAAGCTGTTTCTCTGAAGAGTCTTTTATTTGATCTGCTGACACaagacacacacaaatgaacacAGCCTTGGCGCTGTGTGCcgccatcatcatcatcatcatccttgAAGCAAACTCTAATGTGTGGGTGCGTGTGTTTTCGGTGCTTTTCTTCTGTATGTGATCTTGAGCTCTCATTTCCTCTTACTAATGTGATATTTTGTACGTCTTTGTGGTTTGTATATCAAATGCATTGTATATGACATTCTTTTCTTACTACTTAGTGTAGAAGAAAACCAGTGTCTTTCCcttttaataaacaataaaactgtGATCCATGCATCTTTATTCAGAGTATCTCATCTATGATTGTTTCTTTTCACGCCACTTAGATTGTACCAAGTTCACATCCTCACAGATTTATTAAAACTCCAAAAAGCAGTGTTTTAGCATgatttatagtaaataaaacTACACTTTCTGAAGAAATTAGGTGTGCCAAATCCCCTGCTAGTGTAATTGCTTAGGAAATCtaaggttttatatatatatatatatatatatatatatatatatatatatacacacacacacgttttggTGTTCTGGGTAGTTTCTCTAATATTTGGGTATTTTAGAACAGGCTCATGTCCCAAAAATTGCCAAATTTTGAGGAAAAGTGTACCTCAGCAAGCTGCATAATTTGAGGTGTATTTTATGTCTGTAGCACAAACAGTGAGGGATGAGTTATACACCAAAGTTAAGAAACCTAGAAATAATCATTAAGGGCATTGCAAATGTTCTATATGTAAAATGACTGAGGTAAAGTATCAATTTCAGCCCAGTCAAAATGCGATTTCAATGTTCTTGCATTTTGAATGTTGTCGTTTTTTCTGAATATTCAGAAACTCAGTCACTGTTACTTTTTcactttaacttttaatttcTGAATGTCTCTGGAGCTCAACACCAGCATTCCGTTTTTGAAGCGTCCAACTTGTCCACCAAGCTCTCCGCTAGACGACGATTTACTTTTCTCAGTCCTGGGAAGTCAAAAAGACAACAACAATTAGCAACACTACAAAAACAAAGACCTGATATCTTGACTCAGCCAAAATTCTGTAAATTCAATAGGAATCTGTGGGCAAAAAAAGTTCCCCACGCAGATTTTTCTCGTGTTCATGCCAGATGGTCACACAGATTTGCCGAATTAACCAACAGAAAACCGCTGGTTTAAAAGTGACTTCTGTGCGAGTTGTGCTTCACGCATCGCTACAATACTGAAAACTgacctttttttatttgctaCTACAATCAAGCACAAACTACAACCCATATCATTTAGATGACAAAAACTCCAAGAGAACATCAGAAGATGgactttttaatgttattgaattcaaaacataaacacaaaccttgattttccttctttctttcttttcttctgtgGTTCCTGACAAAACACCCAGAGAGGAAAGGTTAGTGAAAAGGTTGCACATGCTACAGAAGTAGTCAAGTGtttgaaaaaagaaatcatataacaattgtttaaatgttaaaggtTGTACTTACAGAGTTTGCTTTCTCTTTGGCTTTCATCTTCTGTTCTTGTATCATTTGTTGATACACTTTGTAGTTAACATACTGCTTATCAGGGGGCTACAGAGAAAAAACAAcaagatttattcatttgagtattgttaaaaaataaaataaaataataataataataataaacaataaaataaaatattatgacaatgattaaaaataaaagtgccaGAAACATACTCTACACAGGTACGCAAACCCAAGTGCAAACTAGTACTGATatactattattaatttttgttaatattttgagttaaattttattttatattttatgttataattctattttagttttagtaattttgtcgtagttttgtcatttttatattttaagtaataaaaatgtttcggagtgtctatttacactaagtgcaaatagcccgccttgttggcagaggctatttacactaactccgcccaccaacgtgtgatcATGATAGTCAACATTACAAAGAGACGCTTGTTTAACATCAGGTTCAGTGGCGTAGATGGTAAAGCGCATGctttttgacgcgatcgacccGAGCTCAAACCTgccttttgccaaacttttttttctcccttttaaaatgtcatatcgcatcggaaaggcatttattttcaataaaaatgaaggaaataatcaaaaagttgaaaataaagtatcgggtagggttagggtaggtgtagggagggctttattgtcccaataaggtggcaaccacttaataatttgaattaaaacaatttacacTCAACAcgttattattgcgtactgCTTTATAATGTAGTACAATGCTGAGATGCAGATAATTACCATTATTTGCAACAAGTAATATAAATAGAAAATCTTGccattttaacagtgtaaataaaatccattgctatttgcacttagtgtaaatagtatctatcgctatttacacagtgcaaaaaGCCGCTGCCAAAAtgttttcagcttttttttttattatggttTTAGGTTTATAATAATTATCCTGCCGCCAACACATTGCAAGTGTAGGCTCAAGGGGGCGACAGAGTTACCTTCAAATGTCTGTCCCATTCAAATAAAAGtatgattaaatgtaaacttGTCAATAGTTCAACCAACTTTCTCTGCAAGATTCGATTCCCCTGCTATAGCACCCCTTGTGGCAATGCTGACAATGAATACTTGTGCTGTGTTATACATTGCATTCTGAGACATTTCTGAACACAAAGCAGAAGGGTTTCTTCGAGTATGTCTGAGGCTCAGCAGTGCTGCATGTGATTAGTGGATGTGTGCTGAACTCACTCTGGCTCCCAACATGATGGCTCTGTCCTGCTCAAAGACCCTCTGCTGCTGCTTCTGATACCCCGACAGCCCAAACTTGTGAACCTCAAACCGAGCCTGTGGAGGACACACACGTCATGCGAGTTAATGTGACattcaagaaaaaaagtgaCTTATCATACTACAAATGAGTTTCAAGCCCTGGACGTTACTGACTTGGAACTGTGTACACAGGCAGATGAACAAATAGCACTCTGAACACGAAACACAAGAGACTCAACTCACAGTTGTTTTCTAATGTGATGCGAGAAAAGATGTGTTATAATAAGCATAAATATGCCATCACAGAACGTCATAAATGACTGATATGGAATACTTCACATGAGCAGAAACCCATGCAACAATTCAAGAGTTtgacattagcatgttgctaagctaacaacaaaatgttctaaaaacaaacagcaaacaaatttgaggtaaagtttttttttcttccttttttattttgttttaaatgattttaaaccttttttctATACTTTCCAGcaggggttctcaactctggcctTCAtggtccactttcctgcagagtttagctccagccctaatcaaaaacacctgaataagctGATCAAAGTCTTCAAGATTACTAGAGCCAGAGATGGTCTTATTATTCAGAAGTATGATTGAATGTCTATTTGATCAAATGTTAaaggcaggtgagtttgatcagggctggagctaaactctgcaggaaaatgGATCTTGAGGGCCAGAGCTGAGAACCCCTGCTTTTCAGTGTTGAATGAGTTTTTAAGAGTATTTATAGTCAACATCCCTTTCATTTTGTCCACCATCttggatttattttttcactgactTCCGCAAAATGTCAAAGGGACTCATGGATTTATGAAGGAAATTTCTCTAATATGAGGCAGTGGAGGCCTACTGTACtgaagagtttagctccaactctaaTTAAACAGCTCCAAATATCAAACATCTTTGATATCCCAACTGGATGAAGAAAAAATGAAGTCTGTGCCCATCATTCACTACTCAGTTTTAAATGAAATCTGTGAACTCTGACTTGCCAAAacctgcagactggctctgactttcaGAAACTAGCGTTGACGCATCCAGATCCAGAAGGCAAAAAATCTGGTCATGCTGTGTATTCAAGCCTTGAGCAGCATCATTAAGTTGTCTATCTTTTGGTACAGCCATCCACGATGCCTTCAAGCGAAACTGAAGTAGCTACAGATCTTTTCTTTCATACTGTGACAAGCATTTAAGTGAAATGGATTATTTAAAGAGACACAGGATGGGGACTTTAGCTCAATCCATCATCTGATTATTGGATGGAGACAGAATTGAATGCGTTTTGCAGTCGATTGTAAGAAAGAGGTGAAGTTTTAGTTGACTAAATGACTGGAAAAGTCTGTATACGTCACCAGAGAGAAATCTGTCACTTCTCTGGTAGATCCAATTTgacattttgatgaaaaatcacaaggtcaattaaaaaaaaaaattatgcatttagTATAATAgggtgaatttttattttgtgctgacttttaaaatgctgtctatGTAAACAGTTCACTAGGTTTTGAAAATGAGCAATAATCTCACCTTTTCTATTGTTAGTTTTTCATCTGAGCtgttcttcttcttttctttgacATCAGAAAGCTGAGGATAAACAAACATGGATAAAGACAGGTGAGAGTTGAACGCAGTTGCTGCAGCTGTTTTTATCTGTAGGGTTCACTCGTTCTTTCATGCACATTTACTCAatcacatgatctttacttaataccctaatgatttttggcacaaaagaaaaatcgatcattttgacccatacaatgtatttttggcatcaagaaaccaaaaaaacaaacaaaaaaaaactagacATGGATTGGCCCCAGAGATCAAGGTTTGACAGCGGCTCCTGCTGGTAGATACTGTAACTACAAAAATGgccatttaaaaataaccttGTATTCTGATtatatgaacatttttattcatatcaagaaaccaaaaaaaaaaaacaattttgagGCTGCATGTTCTTCTTACCCTCTGCCTTGGTTCAACAGCCTTTGATAATTTGTTCTTCTTCAGAGgattaataaatgtaacaaCCTCCACGTTGGATCGTTTAGCCCCAGATAGCATGTTTTCACATACTGTTGAGTTTGTCATGAGCTGCTCTGAGTCTGACTTAATCAggaattacagcaggaatatgtgttaataaagcatttattaacacatcGAACAATTATCATCATGTGTctgatttataaatgtacagttaaatagtttattaataatttacttacactttataaatgatcttataaaccactgacaactcctaaataacataataatttagaaatgataagTTGATCATTAAtacagtatgaaaatacaattactgTTTCTGTATTTTCCTCAGTATTGTTCACGTCATCTTTAGCCGAGTTCTTTCTTTTCCGAGACTTTTCCaatcttttgttttttccatcacctaaatatgaaaaattgcatcaaatattataatcagtaattacaAATTCCATAAGACTGTTGTtagcatatttattttgtaggcctatattacatacagtatgCAACATTTGAATGATTAACAGCTGCAACcttatttgtttgttaaacTGCCACTTTCTTAATTATACAGAAAATGTTGCAAAGAATggattatagtttttttttttaatgtttatcgTTGCATACTAATTATGTACTATTTAGTACATTTGTTTTGGAAACAGTGTGTAGTATATAGTGCACAATATTCAGCACGCTAGTATTTCGTTGTAAACAGAGCCCTGCATTACTACACAACACAAGGTGAATTTACTGTATCATACACTTTTCGGTGGTTTTATGCTCTACTTAGAGAGTctgttaattttaaaaaatgctgttaatcACCATCTGCTAGCTAATATCTACCGTAAATGTATGGCTATGTTAGCTGTTATTAAAAACTTCACTCTCACCAAAATCATACAACTTGTTCAGAACTTGATCGAGGAAAAGACGATCGTCGTCCGCCTCCCCACCGTGATCATCTCTCGTTTcgctcattttttaataattaaacacGTTTTAACAGCTATGTTGGTTTTCGTGTGTTTCACGTGTGTGCATCTTATACGCGAAATGTCCTTTCTCGCTTTCCGTCAATACGCTCGTCGTCCCGGAAGTAGTATAATCTGAAATGTTGACACCGCCCACGTGATAGGACAGGACTGGAGGAGGAGGAAACTGAACAaggctgtaaaaatgttttctttcctCTAGACGGCGCATGGAGGCCCAGAGCTCCAACCCTCCATTGAACCACATTAAAATCTCACGGCGTTTTTGTCTTATTAGATGTACGGTAAAAGTCatacacttttaaatatatcaCTTTTAAAGAGTGTTTcctgatataaaaataaaaatatcgcgcagaatgtttaaaaaaagacacaacAAGTGAACACAACAAGCTAATAATCACAAGCGTCAGTGATTGGCCCATCCGTGCAGCGCTGAGAAAAGTAAGATGTACCACGTGATCACGCCATCAACGTACCGCTGAGGCGGTTGTTTTTGGTTAAGGATAATGACactagaaaattaaaaaaaaaaaaaaaaaaacactttcaattaaaaatatacatatacggCGAGAACTTACAGCAGTTATGAGCTATTTCATACACTAACTTGATTTAGTCAACCACACATTCAATCACATGAAGCCCGCCCCCAATTACTGTCAACCAACCCGCAACCAGCAAACTCAAACTCACAAAATGATTGACAGGGAGGAGGCGTTTCTGATTGGCTAGACTTAGGAACGCTCCCGCCTCGATTCGTTTTAACAGACCTGCATTAGGAATCTATGGGGTAATATGGAGATTTAATGAGCGgcattaaagaaatatattGGGGCacctaaaattgtaatattaatgataaataaaatgattacttTGACCAGCCGTACCTCCAAGCCCCGCCCACCCGGCACATGCTGTTTCATACTCATTTTTCATTCCACCCACATGTTGTATTTCTATGACAGGAATGAGTACTGGACTGAACAGTCAGCCTTGATCCAAACTTTCTCTCCCAGAACTCATCTGATCTATTACACTCATGCTCTGATAGGTGCGGAATCGAAATGGCGTCTCGAGCACTGTACTCGGTGAGTGTTACAATATTTTTGAATGCTTTCTGTCAAAGTAGCACATGCTTGCAACACTTGCAGTGTGAATCTCTCACAGAGCTTCCTTTAATATTTTCCTTCAAGGAAACATTAAGCACATTTCATGTCCAGTGCACACGAGAACCAAACATGATCTCTCACATGAGTTTTACAtgtcatttgttttaaaaacgaTTTAACATGGTTTTAGAGCCAtataccaataaaaaaaaacatattgtgCAGGTTTCTATGAACTCTGGcagcattatatttattatagcaGTAACAATTAAATGTATGTCTGTGTTTAAGCAACATACATTTTTAGCTATTAtctatttagtttattttctttgcattgtTTACAAATAACTGGACACACCTTCATTATTTTGTTGTAAGGTTTTCTACATTTTAGAATAACAGTAAAggcaaaactattttaaaaacacaaatgaattaATAGAAATTATGTAGTGACCACAAATCAAAGTTACCTTATTTAGCATTAGTTATAAAAGATAGCATTTCATAAACCAAAAAATATGatagaatatataatttaaatatgatagaatatatatatttaaagaaagtttataatattatacaaaGTGTTATTCATATgtacaatttatatttgttaatttgaacaaacatatattaatttaaagcaaatcaaaataaattcagtAAGTGAATATATCTGTAATATTTTGTGCATGTGTGCCAGTGCGCCTCAGTCCttgcaatattttttattttatttttttatgcactgtaattgtaatgtattacagtttaaaaaaagcaGAAGCAGAAATGTGGTCATGTAAATTGtcttattattttgaaaaacatgttttctgttttcatacAGCCTAGGCATCCGGTGCTGAAGAAGCGGGATGATTTTGAAGACGTTCTGGAAGAGAGAAGACGTTCCAGTGATCTGAGATACGCACTGAGATGTTACACTCCCACACTCTATAAGGGACTCGTGCCCTGCAAGGCCAGCATGCTAAAAACCATCGTTCTGCAGTCGGACCACCTGCAGTATGTCATTAAACAGGTACAGAAACAACACAGATCACCACAATGCCACAGTTTCATGCAATAACTTACTATGCTTTTATTTAGGAACCCTAAATCTAGTGAGGTATTTTGGTGCAATTGTACATTCAGATGAAATACGGtcttgtttaattattattgcgTCAATATTACAGTTATGTTTTCTGAAGAGTTGTGCTGTCCATTCAGATGTCTGTATCTAGTATTACAGATGAAACCCTGGGTGTTttaatggtgtgtgtgtgtgtgtaggtttCATCAGAATCGGGAGACAGCACTGAGTGTGTTGCGGAGGAAGCGTCTCTGATTCTGGATGAGATGGCTCAACGTCTGCAGCTCAGCATCGTACGCTTCTTTGCCTTTACGCTCAGCAAAGCCTTCAAGAGACTCTTCCGCAGCGTGTGTGTCAATGAGGAGGGCATCCAGAGAGTGAGTGACTCGTCACTGTCCCTAATATACACGTGTGCTAAAACACCTGGCATCTACACCATGAGCCGATTACTAGAGTCGTCTAATGTCACTAAAACATGTGTCCTAATTATAGGGATTGAGGCGGCTCAGATCCCTTGTGGCACTTGTCATTagtatgtcattatttactgcTGAATACTGCtgaaaaatattgaataattaAGCCTTTTATTAAGAACTTTCTTTTGATCACTaaggctgtgtttatttcatTACAAATATAGTACAAGAGtaacactgtgaaatattattaaaatttaaaagaactgctttcaatttgaatgtattttaaataatgtaatttattcctgtgatgcaaagctgaattttcagcatcgttacttcagttttcagtgtcacatgatcctccagaaatcattgtaatatgttgatttgctgctcaattattttttatgctcaattattaataaaacagttgtgctgctttgtggaaaatgtgctacatttttttttcaagattctttgttgaatagaaagtccaaaagagaacagcatttatttaaaatagaaacattttgtaacatcatTATTGTCAATGAATTAAATgactattattttttaaatcatgcttACCCCACACTtttatcacaaaaatattatgca carries:
- the c20h1orf131 gene encoding uncharacterized protein C1orf131 homolog, producing the protein MSETRDDHGGEADDDRLFLDQVLNKLYDFGDGKNKRLEKSRKRKNSAKDDVNNTEENTETSDSEQLMTNSTVCENMLSGAKRSNVEVVTFINPLKKNKLSKAVEPRQRLSDVKEKKKNSSDEKLTIEKARFEVHKFGLSGYQKQQQRVFEQDRAIMLGARPPDKQYVNYKVYQQMIQEQKMKAKEKANSEPQKKRKKEGKSRTEKSKSSSSGELGGQVGRFKNGMLVLSSRDIQKLKVKVKK